The sequence TATCAGGTGGTCAAAGACAACGTGTTGCTTTAGCTCGTGCTGTTGCTAGTGATGCTAAAATCTGTCTAATGGATGAACCTCTTTCTAACTTGGATGCTCAATTAAGAATTAAAATGCGCCAAGAAATTTATGCACTTCAAAGAAAACTTGGTTTGACTTTGATCTATGTCACTCATGATCAAGTAGAAGCAATGACAATGGCTGATCACATCATGGTATTGCACGATTCACAAGTTCAACAAATTGGTACACCAACTGAAATTTACAAACATCCAGCTAATGAATTCGTGGCTAGTTTCTTTGGAGTACCACCAATCAATCTATTGCCAGCAGTTAAAATCAATAATCAAACTATCAAAGTTAACGATGATTTTGAAATGTCTATCAACCAACAAGTTCCTGAAAGTGAATTCCAAGTTGGAATTAGACCAAATGAATTGATGCTTGAAAAAGTCGATGAACTAACAGCTAACGCAACAGTTAAGAGTGTTGAATTCCTAGGCGATGAAAAAATTGTTTATGCAAAAATGGCACATAACGATCTTGAACTTGCGGCGATTGTTGCTAGTGATGCTGAATTTAAGGCTTATGATACGATTCTAGTTTCAGCTACAGAAAAAGTATTGTTATTTAATCATGAAGGTGTCAATATTACGCAGATGGAGGCCGTAGTCAATGCTTAAGACTTCCACGACTGACGTTGTTCCAGAAAAAAATGTTCAAGCAAAACAACGTCACGGTTTTCGTTTAAATGCTAAAGATAAATATTTTGCTTCAATCTTTTTAGGTCCATCAATTTTGATTTTGGGACTATTTGTTTTCTATCCAATGTTTAAAACTCTCTATATCAGTATGTTTTTAACTAATACCTTAGGTAAAACAACAGTCTACGTTGGTTTTCAAAACTATGCTAAATTAATTACCTCGCCAGATTTCATCTCTAGTATGTGGGTCACCTTCGTCTATGTGTTAGCAGTGACGGTTTTAACGATAGCTTTAGGATTATTGTTGGCTAACTTGGCTAGTCAAAAATTACCCGGTATCAGTATTTTTAGAACGCTTTACTCAGTAACTATGGGTGTCTCCGTAGCCGTAGCTGCGATATTCTGGTTATTCATTTTTAATCCTTCAACTGGATTCTTTGCTTTATTGAGTAATTGGTTGAATTTGCCAGTTGTTAATTGGCTAACTAGTCCTACTAATGCTATGTGGGCGGTTATCATCACAACAGTTTGGATGCATTTAGGATTTACTTTCCTAATCTTGTTAGGAGCTATCGAATCAGTTCCTAGTACTTTATACGAAGCAGCTGATGTTGAAGGAGCATCTTCCAGATATCAATTTTTCCACATTACTATTCCTATGATTTCACCAACCTTATTCTTTGTTTCAACAATTACGATCATTGATGCATTCAAGAGTTTTGGTTTGATTGATTTAATCACTAAAGGTGGTCCTACTAATGCCACTAATATGTTAGTTTATCGAATTTACAAAGACGCCTTTTATAGCGGAAATTATGCTAAATCTAGTGCAGAAGCAATCATCCTAACAATTATCATTGCTTTCTTCACCTTATTGCAATTTAAATTCTTAGAGAAAAAGGTGAACTACTAATGACACAAATTGATGAAAGAGCAGCTTTGAAAAAGTTTTTTAATTATTTATTACTGATTGTTTTGGCAATAATAATTTTGGCTCCATTCTTTATTGGAATTTGGACCAGCTTTTTACCAACAATGGATATTGCTAAAGGAAACCTCTTCAGTACGAATATTTCGTTTGATAATTATGTAGCAGCTTTCACTAAGACACCAATCTTACGTTACTTATTGAATACGTTAGTGATTTCAACGATTACAATGATTGCACAATTAATTTTTTGTTCTATGAGTGCCTATGCATTTGTCTTTTTGAAATTCAAATATCGTAAGACCATCTTTACATTGTTCCTAATTACGATGATGTTACCATTTGAAGCTGAAATCATTCCTAACTTTGCAACGGTTAAGCAAATGGGCTTGTTAGATAATTACGCAGTTTTGATCGTGCCATTCTTAACTTCCGCTTTTGGGACTTTCATGCTTCGTCAATCATTCATGCAAACACCGCTTGAATTGAAGGAAGCTTCTGATATTGAAGGTTTGAATCATTTCCAATTTTACTGGAACATTGTTTTGCCTTACAACAAGATCAGCATGATAACTTTAGGAGCATACAGTTTCTTAGGTTCATGGAATCAATATCTCTGGCCAATGTTGACAACATTCAGTAACAATTCTCGAATGATTCAAAACGGTTTGAAACAATTACAATCTGAAGAGACTTTCAACGATTGGGGTATGATTCAAGCCAGTGCAGCGATTATTGTTATTCCAACTATCATCGTCTTGTTTATTGGTCAACATTACTTCAAATCAGGGATGAATGAGGGGGCAGTTAAATAATGTCTAAATATAAGAAATTAGTTATGCCATTGATTGCTGTCTTAGGAATCTTGTTAGTCGCAATTTTTGGACACAGCCTTTCTGTTAAATCAGCCGATAATCATGATCGAATTCCAATTGTTTTTTGGCATGAAATGGGTGGACCTTCAGAAGACGCCTTGGAAAAAGTGGTCGATGGGTTTAACAAGTCACAAACAAAGTACAAGGTTATTCCTAAGTATCAAGGTACTTACGATGAAGCTATCCAAAAGATTTTACAAACACACAATACAAGCACTTCACCAGCAGTTTTCCAAGCTTTTGATATTTCAACTGCTCAAATGCTTCACAGTGGTTATACAACACCAGTACAAAATTTTATTGATGAAGATAATTATGATGTAAGCAAGATTTCTTCAGTAGCTCGTGCCTTTTATGCCAATAAAGGTAAGCAACAAGCTATGCCATTTAACACTTCACAACCAGTTTTGTATTACAATGCTAGTTTATTGAAGAAGTACAATATCACACCACCACCAGTCTCACCTTCATACAGTGACATCACTAGAGTTGCCAAAGAATTGTATGAAAAGTCTCATCACAAGGTTAAAGGTATGACCGTTCAAGTTTACGGTTGGTTCTTGGAACAAGCACTAGCTAATGCCAATGCTCAATTAGCTAACAATAATGATGGACATACTGGTAATCCAACTAAGGTTTCTATCAATAATCCCGACACAGTAGAATTCTTGGAATGGATCAGAGAAAATATCAAATCTGGCGATTTCATTGACTATGGTTCAGGTGCTAGTGCTGGTGCTAATCAAACTGCCGGTTTCTTGTCTGACAAGGTTGGAATCTTCATTCAATCATCTGCAAGTATCGGTCAATTAACTAAGAACAACAAAAATGAATTAGGAATCACATACTTCCCACATCCCGATAACAAAAAAGCCAATGGTGTAGCTATCGGTGGGGCAGCACTTTGGATTTCTAATGACAAGCCAAAAGATGTTCAACGTGGAGCTTTTGAATTCATTAAATATACTTTGAAACCAGAAGTTCAAGCACAGTGGCAAAAATCTACTGGATATTTAGCTTTGAATAAAGATTCACAAAAAACATCTATTCTTAAAGATCTCTATGCTAAGAATCCTGAATCAAAAGTACCGGGTCAACAATTAGCTACTGCCAAAGCTAATTATTCAAACTCTGGTATTTTGATGGAAGGAATGCAATTAACACGTCAACTCGAAGAAATAGCTATGGAAACAGTCTACAATGGTGGCGACATCAAGAAAGCTTTAGATACCGCTGATAAGAATATCAACGATAATTTAACACAGTTGAATCGAGCTAACGGATACAAATAAAAAAGAAGCTTATCGGAGTACGATTACGCTCTGATAAGCTTCTTTGTGTTATTTAGAATTTCTACGTAGGTTAAACAAATTAGGTGGCAATGCCTGTAAGAAAGTAATTCCTAGGATCAACAGTGCACCCATTAATTCCGCAAAACTAACTTTCGTATTCAACACAGTTACTGCTAAGACCGTTGCAGTCAATGGTTCAAAAGCACTCAACATGCCCGTAGTAGCTGGAGTTAAGTAATTGAGACTTTGTAAGTAGAACAAGTAAGAAAACATTGTACCACCAGTAACAATAAAGATGATACAAATAATAGCTGTCCAATTCAACTCTGGAACGTGAGTTAAATCGGCAAATGGTGCAAAGACGATCCCACCAAGTAACATTGACCAACCAGTAACGATTCGTGCGTCAAAACGTTTTAATAATTCACGTGGCAATAGAGTGTAAGAAGCTTGACTGATACCAGCCCCAACACCCCACAGAACCGCCGCTGGCGATAGCATCAGTTGATTGATGTGTCCGTGTGTTACTAGTAAGAATGTTCCTAAAAGTGCTAAGACGATTGAAATCAAATCGATTCTTCTTGGCATTTGCAGCTTTCGCAGTGAGATATAAATAATAATGAATAATGGCCCTAAAAATTGTAAAACCGTAGCTGTTGGCGCATTGCCATATTTAATAGCCATGAAATAAGTATACTGAGCTGGCAACATTCCCAGTAGTCCAAAGGCTAGTAATTGGAAAATATAGCGTGGCTTTTTCAAAATGGCAAATAATTCTTTGGAGTCGATGAAGTAACACCAAATGACTAACATCAATCCGGCAAAGAGCAAGCGGACACCGACAATCCACTGTGTGGGGATGTTTTCTTGAGTGAATAAATATTGTGCGATACTGCCAGAAAATCCCCATAGAACTGGTCCGGTAATCGCATAGAAGAACCCTTTTTGCTTATCAGTCATGATAATCCCCCTTTCGCATAGGTCTCATGCTAACACATTAAAAATTTAATCCAATATGTCCAGTAAAAAAATATTAGTTCCTGTATAATTTTAGTTATTAAAGTAGAGAGGGGGATTTGGAATGTTAAAAATTACAGATATTCACAAGAATTTTGGCGATTTAAAGGCTTTAGATGATGTTTCGTTTGATGTTGATGATGGTCATATTTTGGGCCTGATTGGACAAAATGGT comes from Companilactobacillus pabuli and encodes:
- a CDS encoding ABC transporter ATP-binding protein produces the protein MSTILTNVSKSYDSDKTVLNDVTAEIQTGEFFVIVGPSGCGKSTLLRMIAGLTSISEGEIHIDGQLVNDLPPKDRNLTMVFQSYALFPFLSVWDNVAFGLKARKNTSQSEIEERVNEALKMVNLEELKDRKPRELSGGQRQRVALARAVASDAKICLMDEPLSNLDAQLRIKMRQEIYALQRKLGLTLIYVTHDQVEAMTMADHIMVLHDSQVQQIGTPTEIYKHPANEFVASFFGVPPINLLPAVKINNQTIKVNDDFEMSINQQVPESEFQVGIRPNELMLEKVDELTANATVKSVEFLGDEKIVYAKMAHNDLELAAIVASDAEFKAYDTILVSATEKVLLFNHEGVNITQMEAVVNA
- a CDS encoding DMT family transporter; protein product: MTDKQKGFFYAITGPVLWGFSGSIAQYLFTQENIPTQWIVGVRLLFAGLMLVIWCYFIDSKELFAILKKPRYIFQLLAFGLLGMLPAQYTYFMAIKYGNAPTATVLQFLGPLFIIIYISLRKLQMPRRIDLISIVLALLGTFLLVTHGHINQLMLSPAAVLWGVGAGISQASYTLLPRELLKRFDARIVTGWSMLLGGIVFAPFADLTHVPELNWTAIICIIFIVTGGTMFSYLFYLQSLNYLTPATTGMLSAFEPLTATVLAVTVLNTKVSFAELMGALLILGITFLQALPPNLFNLRRNSK
- a CDS encoding carbohydrate ABC transporter permease; amino-acid sequence: MTQIDERAALKKFFNYLLLIVLAIIILAPFFIGIWTSFLPTMDIAKGNLFSTNISFDNYVAAFTKTPILRYLLNTLVISTITMIAQLIFCSMSAYAFVFLKFKYRKTIFTLFLITMMLPFEAEIIPNFATVKQMGLLDNYAVLIVPFLTSAFGTFMLRQSFMQTPLELKEASDIEGLNHFQFYWNIVLPYNKISMITLGAYSFLGSWNQYLWPMLTTFSNNSRMIQNGLKQLQSEETFNDWGMIQASAAIIVIPTIIVLFIGQHYFKSGMNEGAVK
- a CDS encoding ABC transporter substrate-binding protein, translated to MSKYKKLVMPLIAVLGILLVAIFGHSLSVKSADNHDRIPIVFWHEMGGPSEDALEKVVDGFNKSQTKYKVIPKYQGTYDEAIQKILQTHNTSTSPAVFQAFDISTAQMLHSGYTTPVQNFIDEDNYDVSKISSVARAFYANKGKQQAMPFNTSQPVLYYNASLLKKYNITPPPVSPSYSDITRVAKELYEKSHHKVKGMTVQVYGWFLEQALANANAQLANNNDGHTGNPTKVSINNPDTVEFLEWIRENIKSGDFIDYGSGASAGANQTAGFLSDKVGIFIQSSASIGQLTKNNKNELGITYFPHPDNKKANGVAIGGAALWISNDKPKDVQRGAFEFIKYTLKPEVQAQWQKSTGYLALNKDSQKTSILKDLYAKNPESKVPGQQLATAKANYSNSGILMEGMQLTRQLEEIAMETVYNGGDIKKALDTADKNINDNLTQLNRANGYK
- a CDS encoding carbohydrate ABC transporter permease; translation: MLKTSTTDVVPEKNVQAKQRHGFRLNAKDKYFASIFLGPSILILGLFVFYPMFKTLYISMFLTNTLGKTTVYVGFQNYAKLITSPDFISSMWVTFVYVLAVTVLTIALGLLLANLASQKLPGISIFRTLYSVTMGVSVAVAAIFWLFIFNPSTGFFALLSNWLNLPVVNWLTSPTNAMWAVIITTVWMHLGFTFLILLGAIESVPSTLYEAADVEGASSRYQFFHITIPMISPTLFFVSTITIIDAFKSFGLIDLITKGGPTNATNMLVYRIYKDAFYSGNYAKSSAEAIILTIIIAFFTLLQFKFLEKKVNY